From the genome of Acropora muricata isolate sample 2 unplaced genomic scaffold, ASM3666990v1 scaffold_243, whole genome shotgun sequence, one region includes:
- the LOC136900947 gene encoding uncharacterized protein, which yields MPMEDVFPKSVVLHFPPSIYQRTGASTMLPKLLQILNSDDLRCIQFLRSGKVRISFREEADRDRLLSEGMRLDDQAIPVTRHAEKVTVLYIRDLPYEVASDDVIDFLSTHGEVLTAERSVNADFPTLCNGNRIVKMVLNEDIPHFLSIGGYQCRVWYRGQPIQCIVCRESGHRAQDCPLSGRCRYCHQPGHMARECSRAWVQVPTTVPADVEPEESSVEDESPPPPPVDKPPDPDETSVPDNDPDKLPAVIVSDNLPAEPAMDKPPAAVIDNDAPMTDKEKPTVATENDVPMKPPAKSSCAPPSAKSKPSGAPTSSRTAITAKSFSLRISQLYPHSDLPDFDNVKGKEWDTRAKAYLRRRINEMFGNKEICLSEQDIVTWTEDDVFDVSMAISELSGIRNYLIEFIHGTIKSYWRKLTRKSSKS from the coding sequence ATGCCGATGGAGGACGTATTTCCGAAGAGTGTAGTGTTACACTTCCCGCCGAGCATCTATCAAAGAACTGGAGCAAGTACTATGTTACCGAAGTTGCTACAGATCCTCAACTCTGATGATCTCCGTTGTATCCAGTTCCTCCGCAGTGGAAAAGTTCGCATCTCTTTCCGCGAAGAAGCCGACCGTGACCGTCTCCTGTCAGAGGGCATGCGCCTGGACGACCAAGCTATCCCGGTGACCAGACATGCCGAAAAAGTTACAGTCCTCTACATTCGTGATCTCCCGTACGAAGTCGCTTCAGATGACGTCATCGACTTCCTTTCTACCCATGGTGAAGTTCTTACAGCGGAACGCTCGGTGAATGCTGACTTTCCTACTCTGTGTAATGGGAATCGAATTGTCAAGATGGTGTTGAATGAAGATATACCACATTTTCTCTCCATTGGTGGTTACCAATGCCGCGTGTGGTACCGGGGCCAGCCAATCCAATGCATTGTTTGTCGTGAGTCTGGTCACCGAGCCCAGGACTGCCCTCTCTCTGGACGGTGCCGGTATTGCCATCAACCCGGCCACATGGCCAGAGAGTGCTCGCGGGCCTGGGTCCAAGTGCCTACTACAGTTCCTGCTGATGTTGAACCGGAAGAATCGAGTGTTGAAGATGAATCGCCTCCTCCTCCACCTGTAGACAAGCCACCTGATCCCGATGAAACTTCTGTTCCTGATAATGATCCTGATAAATTACCTGCTGTTATTGTTTCAGATAACTTGCCCGCTGAACCTGCTATGGATAAACCGCCTGCTGCCGTTATAGACAACGATGCGCCGATGACTGACAAAGAAAAGCCCACTGTCGCAACCGAAAATGATGTTCCAATGAAGCCTCCTGCTAAATCTTCCTGTGCTCCTCCTTCTGCTAAGTCCAAGCCTTCCGGTGCTCCTACTTCGTCCAGAACAGCCATAACTGCTAAGAGTTTCAGTCTTCGTATTTCTCAGTTATATCCGCATTCCGACCTACCagactttgacaatgttaagGGAAAGGAATGGGACACCAGAGCTAAGGCCTATTTAAGACGTCGAATTAATGAAATGTTCGGGAATAAGGAGATATGCTTAAGTGAACAGGATATTGTAACTTGGACCGAGGATGATGTATTCGATGTTAGCATGGCGATTAGTGAGTTATCTGGTATCCGAAATTATCTTATTGAATTTATTCATGGAACTATAAAGTCCTATTGGAGAAAACTTACCAGGAAAAGTAGCAAGAGTTAA